DNA from Polaribacter sp. NJDZ03:
AAGTAACTTTAGGACCAAAAGGAAGAAACGTAATTATTTCTAAATCTTTTGGAGCACCAACAGTTACTAAAGATGGAGTTTCTGTAGCAAAAGAAATTGAGTTAGAAAACGAGCTAGAAAACATGGGAGCTCAAATGGTAAAAGAAGTTGCTTCTAAAACCAACGATTTAGCTGGTGATGGTACAACAACTGCTACTGTTCTTGCACAAGCAATTGTAAAAGAAGGTTTAAAAAACGTTGCTGCAGGTGCAAACCCAATGGATTTAAAACGTGGAATAGACAAAGCTGTTGCTGCCATTATTGAAGACTTAGAAAAACAAGCTAAAAAAGTTGGTAATTCTTCTGAAAAAATTCAACAAGTTGCCGCAATTTCTGCAAATAACGATGCTGTTATTGGAGACCTAATAGCTACTGCTTTTGCCAAGGTTGGTAAAGAAGGAGTTATTACTGTTGAAGAGGCAAAAGGTATGGAAACATATGTTGATGTTGTAGAAGGTATGCAGTTTGACAGAGGTTATTTATCTCCTTATTTTGTTACAGATGCAGACAAAATGATTGCAGATTTAGAAAATCCTTATATCTTATTGTTCGATAAAAAGATTTCTAACTTACAAGAAATTCTCCCAATTTTAGAACCAGTTTCTCAATCTGGACGTCCTTTATTAATTATTGCTGAAGATGTAGACGGACAAGCATTAGCTACTTTAGTGGTAAATAAATTACGTGGTGGTTTAAAAATTGCCGCTGTTAAAGCGCCAGGTTTTGGAGACAGAAGAAAAGCAATGTTAGAAGACATCGCTATTTTAACTGGTGGAACTGTAATTTCTGAAGAAAGAGGATTCTCTTTAGAAAATGCTACTTTAGACCTTTTAGGTACTGCAGAAGGTATTACTATTGATAAAGACAATACTACAATTGTAAATGGTGCTGGTAATGCAGATGCTATTAAAGCAAGAGTAAACCAGATTAAAGCTCAGATTGAAACTACAACTTCTGATTATGACAAAGAAAAACTTCAAGAACGTTTGGCTAAATTAGCTGGTGGTGTTGCTGTTTTATATGTTGGTGCTGCTTCTGAAGTAGAAATGAAAGAAAAGAAAGATAGAGTTGATGATGCTTTACATGCTACAAGAGCTGCAGTAGAAGAAGGTATTGTTGCCGGTGGTGGTGTTGCTTTAGTACGTGCTAAAAGAGTTTTAGAAAAAATTACTACAGATAATTTAGACGAAACTACAGGTGTGCAAATTATTAACAAAGCTATTGAAGCTCCTCTAAGAATTATTGTCGAGAATGCTGGTGGTGAAGGTTCTGTTGTTTTAAACAAAGTTTTA
Protein-coding regions in this window:
- the groL gene encoding chaperonin GroEL (60 kDa chaperone family; promotes refolding of misfolded polypeptides especially under stressful conditions; forms two stacked rings of heptamers to form a barrel-shaped 14mer; ends can be capped by GroES; misfolded proteins enter the barrel where they are refolded when GroES binds), with the translated sequence MAKHIKFDIEARDGLKRGVDALANAVKVTLGPKGRNVIISKSFGAPTVTKDGVSVAKEIELENELENMGAQMVKEVASKTNDLAGDGTTTATVLAQAIVKEGLKNVAAGANPMDLKRGIDKAVAAIIEDLEKQAKKVGNSSEKIQQVAAISANNDAVIGDLIATAFAKVGKEGVITVEEAKGMETYVDVVEGMQFDRGYLSPYFVTDADKMIADLENPYILLFDKKISNLQEILPILEPVSQSGRPLLIIAEDVDGQALATLVVNKLRGGLKIAAVKAPGFGDRRKAMLEDIAILTGGTVISEERGFSLENATLDLLGTAEGITIDKDNTTIVNGAGNADAIKARVNQIKAQIETTTSDYDKEKLQERLAKLAGGVAVLYVGAASEVEMKEKKDRVDDALHATRAAVEEGIVAGGGVALVRAKRVLEKITTDNLDETTGVQIINKAIEAPLRIIVENAGGEGSVVLNKVLEGKKDFGYDAKNDVYVDMLEAGIIDPKKVTRVALENAASVAGMILTTECALVDIKEDAPAMPPMGGGMPGMM